A DNA window from Primulina tabacum isolate GXHZ01 chromosome 12, ASM2559414v2, whole genome shotgun sequence contains the following coding sequences:
- the LOC142521444 gene encoding uncharacterized protein LOC142521444 has translation MEELKHICKFCNKSFSCGRSLGGHMRSHLINVSFDQTQKNDNKLQKKKLPPHTNGKNNAKLSEIVVIGSRVSSDETKNFSKSIKEVDTLLQRKLCKECGKSFRSWRALFGHMKSHSLSGRIENSLEEDSQDSLDDHRKVIMDSCSDIEEGTPFCKKKRSDRLKRCTSTANSSSLAHFSLYVSDIDQQEQETVALSLIMLSRDVRKWDGMHSFDSSDNNSELLESKNIGKVVDKNLKTGEFLKFKELKNVKIDSIALDSEVKNRYSRNGHKTSTEFHADENFKKLKNVDIGCNESEVSSPKIWIKKSELDLLEERDFKKKNKRKFTDSNDSDLTLPVENYKFPLSYNPLDSEDFEKNSKFLCTICKRAFPSYQALGGHRASHKKFKGCCAPRSENTENSPIQSDRNSQNIRDFAAKTPSEVGFKKGKDHECPICFKIFPSGQALGGHKRSHLISHQTKSTHPSTAPQKPIPKIRDFLDLNMPAPVDEECSDFKSWWIRISHEQEHGHSHKNEHEPLLGIISS, from the coding sequence ATGGAGGAACTGAAGCATATCTGCAAATTCTGCAACAAAAGTTTCTCCTGTGGCAGATCCTTAGGTGGCCACATGAGGTCTCATTTGATCAATGTTTCATTTGATCAAACTCAGAAAAATGATAACAAGTTGCAAAAGAAGAAACTCCCACCTCATACAAATGGCAAAAACAATGCGAAACTCAGTGAGATTGTAGTAATTGGAAGCCGAGTCAGTTCGGACGAGACAAAAAATTTCTCAAAGTCGATTAAAGAAGTGGATACTTTGCTTCAAAGAAAGCTCTGTAAAGAATGCGGCAAAAGTTTCCGATCTTGGAGGGCTTTGTTTGGCCACATGAAATCTCACTCTCTTAGCGGAAGGATTGAAAATAGCTTGGAAGAAGATTCTCAGGACAGTTTGGATGATCATCGAAAAGTAATCATGGATAGCTGTTCAGATATCGAAGAAGGGACTCCCTTTTGCAAGAAAAAGAGATCAGATAGATTGAAAAGGTGCACATCTACTGCAAATTCATCTTCTTTAGCACATTTTTCGTTGTATGTTTCTGATATCGATCAGCAAGAACAAGAAACGGTAGCTTTGAGTTTGATCATGCTTTCAAGGGATGTAAGGAAATGGGATGGTATGCATTCTTTTGATTCTTCTGATAATAATTCTGAGCTTTTAGAATCTAAGAATATCGGTAAAGTCGTGGACAAAAACTTGAAAACTGGCGAGTTCTTGAAGTTCAAGGAACTGAAAAACGTGAAGATAGATTCTATAGCCCTGGATTCTGAGGTGAAAAATCGATATTCAAGAAATGGGCACAAAACAAGCACTGAATTTCATGCAGATGAAAATTTTAAGAAGTTAAAGAATGTTGACATTGGATGCAACGAATCTGAAGTTAGCTCCCCAAAGATTTGGATCAAGAAAAGTGAATTGGATCTGCTTGAAGAACGAGATTTCAAGAAGAAGAACAAGAGGAAATTTACTGATTCAAATGATTCTGACTTGACTTTGCCTGTGGAAAACTACAAATTCCCATTATCCTACAACCCATTAGACTCTGAAGATTTCGAGAAAAACAGCAAATTTTTATGCACAATTTGTAAAAGAGCTTTCCCTTCTTACCAAGCTCTTGGGGGTCACAGAGCTAGCCATAAAAAGTTCAAAGGCTGCTGTGCTCCAAGAAGTGAAAACACAGAAAATTCACCAATTCAAAGCGATCGAAATTCCCAAAATATACGTGATTTTGCAGCTAAAACTCCATCAGAAGTTGGGTTCAAGAAAGGTAAAGATCATGAATGCCCAATTTGCTTCAAGATTTTCCCATCAGGCCAAGCTTTAGGTGGGCACAAAAGATCACACTTGATTAGTCATCAAACCAAAAGTACTCATCCATCTACAGCACCTCAGAAACCAATACCCAAAATTCGAGACTTTCTCGATCTCAACATGCCTGCTCCTGTCGATGAAGAATGCAGTGACTTCAAATCTTGGTGGATAAGGATCAGCCATGAACAAGAGCACGGTCACAGTCACAAGAACGAGCACGAGCCGTTACTCGGCATTATCTCCAGCTGA